The genomic interval AGACCGTCTGCGCAGGTAAATCGCTAAAACCACAGCCAGGATCGCAATCGAGGCCAGGATTCTCCATAGCATCCAGCTTTCCCATCCCCCGCTAGACTGCGGCAGATTTTCTTCCCCCGTCTCCACACGTTCCGCATGCACAAGTAACCGATGCGTGTTAATCGCGTACGGGGTGCATGTGATCAGGGTGAGCAAGTCTTTTCCGTTTTGTACCCTTAAACTCTCAATCTCATCAGGCAACACAACCTCTGTGTTGGTCACTTTGTAGGTGAGGACTTTGCCCACGGTGTCTACATAGATCATGTCTCCAACCTGCATTTTTTCCAGGTTGTCAAACATCGTGGCCTCTGCCAGCCCTGAGTGTCCGGTAATAACCGCATGGGTGTCGTCCCCTCCCACCGGCAACGATGATCCGTAGATATGCCCCAAGCCCTTATCTAAAACATCATCGTCGGTCCCATGAAACACCGGAAGCGTCGTATTGATTGAGGGAATAGAGACTACCGACATAACCGCGTCGTCCGTGCCCGGAGCGTTAAGCTGGGCCAAATACTCGCGATACAATCCACTATCTTTAGAAACCCGCGACAGCCACGGATCTAATATTGGGATATGCGCTAGTCGCTCGTTATAGCTTTGAGCTTGGGCAATCCATCGCTCTCTATCTGCGTCAGACATACCTTTTTGCGACTCGATATATTTTTGAGCCTCCCGCGCGTGGGATGCGTTATAGATATAGGCTGCAGCCACTGGATAAAGAAGCGTGATCACTCCTGCAATCACCAGAACCAGGGAAATCATGACAGATCTGCTGGACGTTCTGCTTAGGTTTTCCTTCATAGAAGGCACCTTCTCTCCTGCTTGCTTTGATCGTCACGCTCACAGCCCCACAAGCGGCGGCAATGCAAACCAAACATGTCCTTCATGAGGGGGTCAGGAACTGTCGTACACGTCACAAGTTCCGAGACTCGTAACAATGGCATGCTACTCTTTTTAATTAAATTTATTTATAATAAAAGCTTTTAATGAGTTAAATGCTTATCGACGTCGTGGCTAGACGGGTAATATTCACAACCTTTTATTCCCACCGTATCCCCCTATAAAGAGGAAAACTTTACTTGGGGGATGTATTTTTGTTCCAACGATTCTTAAATCTCCACAGCTGTGGCATCCTTATTTCTGATGGATACACATAAGAACCCCAGCTCCCCGACTGCTAATACGGCACAAGATCGTGACATCTCCGATCTTTTAAACTCTGCTGTCGAGGAATCAGAACCACTCACCATCCCAGCTAGCGAGACTCCTCGTAAAGACCGCGCGATCATTCTTGGCGCCGACGCACGGTGGGCTTCCGGCTGGGCGCTCCGTTTCATTATCGTGGTCATAGCCAGTGTTATGGCATGGCGCGGCCTAGCAACCGTATGGCAAGGCGTGCTGCCCGTCATCCTTGCGTTATTGCTGTGCACGGTTCTGTGGCCGCCGGTGAGGTGGCTGCGAGCTCGGAAGGTACCGCCAGCGGCCGCAGTCATCATCGTGGCTATCGGATTCTTTGGCGCCATCGGAGGCATCTTTGCGGCAATGGCCCCGAGCGTGAGTTCTCAGTCGAAAGATCTCGTCGATCGCGCCACCGAAGGCATTAATCGCGTGCTGCAATGGGCTGAACAGGGTCCACTCAACTTGGATACATCGAAGGTTGACGGCTATATCCAAAGCCTGACACAGACCCTCCAAGAGCACTCGCGCAACATCGCCAACGGTGTGTTCTCCGGGCTTACCACAGCATCATCGATCCTTATCACAATTATTCTGATGCTTATCCTGTCCTTCTTCTTCCTCAAGGACGGCACCCGCTTCCTACCTATGGTGCGTAGGCTCACCGGCCCTAACGTAGGATGGCATCTCACCGAGGTCCTCACTCGTATTTGGAATGCTCTCGCCGGTTTTATCAGGGCGCAGGCTATCGTCTCTTTGGTCGATGCAGTCCTCATCGGAATCGGTTTGCTCATCCTCAAGGTTCCGCTTGCGCTAGTCCTGGCAGTCCTGACCTTCTTTGGCGGTTTTATCCCTATCGTGGGAGCTTTCACCGCAGGAGCACTTGCTGTGGTCATCGCCTTGGTCAGCAATGGTGTTTCTAACGCTATCTTTGCGCTCATCCTCATCATCGCTGTGCAGCAGATCGAAGGCCACATTCTGCAACCCGTATTACAGTCCAGGGCTATGAATCTCCATGCGGCAGTGGTCTTGCTTTCTGTGACCATTGGTTCCGCACTGTTTAGCGTTGTGGGCGCTTTCTTGGCCGTCCCAGTAGCAGCTACCTTGGCTGTTCTTATCCGCTATCACTCTGAGCTAGTGGCGCTGCGTGCAGGAGAAATAACTCTCGACGAAATCGAGCTAGCCACGGCCGAAGAAGCAAGTCCTCCCATTAATGGCGAGCAGGCTTGGGGCAATCTCAAGGAACAACTCACCAAACTAAGTTTGAGAAAAACATCAAATGTGACCATTAAGAAGGAAGAAGCTCCTTCAAACCCCACAGACGACTAAAAAATGTGGCCCTGGGTTTTCCAGGGCCACATTTTTATTAGTTACGATTGTTTCAATTGATCCATCTCAAGCACGGTATCTGCACATGCTGCGAGTAAGCGATGATCGTGGGATATAAGCAGCACTCCCACTCCGCTATCAGCTTGTCGACGCAACAAGGACACCACAGCAGCCGTAGCTAGTGGGTCCAGCATTGACGTCGGTTCATCGCAAATAAGGAATCGAGGTGCCTGCGCCAATGCACGAGCAATGCAAGCACGCTGCAACTGGCCATCACTGACTTGATGAGGCAGCCTGTCCAGCAGCGTGGCGTCGACAAGCGCCTCATCAGCGCATTCGTTCACGCGTACTGCAATAGCATCTTCATCGAGTTTGCCAGCGATACGTAGTGGCTCTGCGATGATGTCTTTAATCTTCCACCGCGGAGAACACGCGTCTCGAGGTGACTGATTGATGGTGACAATATCCGGATTACGGTGGCCTCGCCGCGTAGAAACTTCTTGAGAATCCATGAGCACCTTCCCCAGGGTCGGGCTCATCTTTCCGGCTAGTAGCCGAGCCAGCGTTGTCTTGCCTGATCCAGAAAGCCCCACCAAACCGATCATCTGACCTGGGACAATCTCAATACTTACGTTCTCTAGAACGGGTGAGTTCTTAGTAAATTCAACAGTTACCGCGGATGCGCGAAGGTTCTGTGTGTTATCCACGTTCAAGTCCTTCCGTAACTTTTAATCCGCCGCTAGGCAGTGCCGCCAACAGCGCACGTGTGTACGCATGATCTGGTGTGTTCAGAACCTTACGGGCAGGGCCGGTTTCCATGATCTCGCCATTCCTCATCACGGAGACGGTATCGCAGATCTCGGATTCCCGTAGGTCTTCTATGTCGTGGCTGATCACCAAGATTCCTACGCCTTGAGAGTCCGCAATTTCTTTGAACAGAGCCAAAATATCGGAGGTAAGCTGCGGATCCAATGCGCTGGTCGGCTCATCGGCGATGAGGTAGGTAGGGTTGCCAGCCAAAGCGGCTGCAATGGCTGCTCGCTGCGCCATACCGCCAGAAAGCTGATGCGGGAAGAATTCCGCAGTCTCCTCCGGAAGATGAACAGTACGCAATAGCTCCGGAACAGTATTTTTCCCCTGGTGGCGATCGATAATCTCTTGCAGCTGAGTGCCCAATCGGCGCACTGGTGTGAAAGACTGCGCTGCGGATTGCGGAACAAAGCCAACTACTGTTCCTCGGATCTTAGAAAAGTCTTTCTCTCCCCATGCCAGCGGTTTCCCTGCGACACTCACGCGCCCTATCAACTTGGAATACTGCGGCGCAATTCCCACAATTGATTTACCCAAGGTGGTCTTGCCAGAGCCTGAGGCACCAATCAAACCATGGATAGAACCGGGTTCCACATGAAGCGACGCGTCTTTGAGAATACGCTGTTGCGAGGCGTCTTTTCCGTGTACCACAACGCTCACATTGTGAACTTCCATGCCCGTGCTCGGAGCCACCACGTCGGTCTCTATCTGTTCCTCGGCTTCAGTGACATCAAGGTCAGTGACAACCTCAGGAACCTTTCGTGCCAGCGACACGGCAGAAAGCGTCGTGGCCAGCAATACGGCTGCAGGGAACACTAATGCCCACCAAGCACCCCGCATAATGTCCTCGCGGGCTAGGTCCATAAGGGTGCCTAACGACGGCTCATCTGCTTGGATGCCCAATCCCAAGAATGACAGCGCAGACTCGTGCCACACAGCGTGGGGCATCAGCATGATCATGGCAACCACAGCCTGACCAGCAGCTGCAGGAGCTAGATGCTTAATAAGCACCCACTTGAAGGGACCGCCAGCGGCATACGACGCATCCACATAATCCGAGGTTCGTACTGCAAGCACAGAAGAACGAACAATGCGAGCAACCGGTGACCAGTGCGTTAGCGCAATAGAAAGCACAATTGCAATAAGTGAGCCACGGAACAAGGCAACGATAACCACTGAAAGAATCAAGTGCGGAATAGAGTTCACCGCATCATTGAGTCGCATGATTATCCGGTCTGTACGTCCGCCCACTGCAGCAGCAATCAATCCGACTATTACGCCGAGCGCTGTAGCTACTAGCGCAGACAGCGAACCAATGACAAGCGATACCCGCAAACTCTCCGCTGTACGAACAAAGAGGTCAAAACCAAAGTGGTCGGTGCCAAAAAAGTTAGTAGAGCTTGGAGGCTTCAGCGCTTTAGAAAAACTCGGGTTCCCGGCATCAAAAAAGACGGGGATCAGCAAGCCGTACAAGACCACTCCGATAAAGACGGAAATGCTGATTCGATGGTACTTAGCCCATTTTTGTACGTGCATTGCCACGGGAGATTTAGCTTGTTTAGACATCGCTCACCCTCGGGTCGATAATCATGTAAGAAACGTCGCTGGCCAGCGAACCTAGCATTACGACGACCGTGGTGGCAGCCGTGGTGAAGGCCAACAGAGGGAAATCAACTGCAATCGCAGATTCCACGGTCGCCTGAGCCAATCCCGGCCAAGAGAACACGGTCTCCACGATCACGGCGCCCACAACTAGCTCGCCCAAGCGCGCGCCAATCAATGTAATCAAGGGCATCAGCGACAACGGAAGCACGTGGCGCACAAGAATAGTTTTCTCACTTAGTCCCCGTAAGCGTGCATTGGCGACCGCTGGGGATTGCGATGCCTCAAGCGTGGACTGCTGCATGGTCAGCAACGGCCAGGACAGTTGCGAAACCGCTAACACTATAGCGGGCGCAATCAAGTACGGCCCCACTGTCAACAGCGACGGAACATCGCCAACGCGTGACGCTCCACCCACAGGAATGACGTGCAAAAACACTCCAAAAAAGAGAACAGCACCGAGCGCATAAATATATGACGGAGTAGCCGCCACGAAAACGCCGATCGCGTTAACAGAGCGGTCTACCGAGCCCCCAGGACGACGAGCAGCCCAAACACCCAGAATCGCAGCGATCACGAGCATGAGGAGCAGGCCAACTGAAGACAACACAATCGTCCACGGAAGCCGCTCCCAGATCACATCTGCGACCGACTTATTGTAAACACGCGACCAGCCAAGGTCGCCCCGCAGAACATCAGCCCACCATTGCAGCCACTGCTGCCACCAAGGCCTATCCACTCCCAACGACGCTGCAATTCGTGCACGCTCGTCATCGGTGTAATCGCCATATTCAGCGCCCAAATAATGAGCGAGCGGATCAAACGGCGACAATGCCGCCAAAGCAAACATAATGAACGTAACTACGACCGTAGTACATGCGATAACAAGCAGGCGCAGCCCCACCATCACACCTATACCGTCGAGGTTGTCTCTTCTTCCAGGCAACAACACTGAAAAAGATCCTTCCGTAGAGAATGCGTATAGCTCCGGTGCCAAACGCACGGAGCTATACGTCAAAGATGGGGCGGCTTACTTGGTCCACTCGGCGACACGCCACCATGGTCCCCAGGTGACACCATGAATGTGAGGCTCGAGTAGGTTTTCTGGCTTCTTCCACTCGTTACGCTTGCTTGCGTAAACGTGCTCAAGGTTGAGCAGGCAGAGAGCCGACGGATCGTCCATGTACATTGCCTGAGCTTTCTGCCACAGCTTGTTGCGCTTAGTGGTATCCACCTCGCTGCGGGCTTCGTCGAGAAGCTTGTTCAGCTCTTCAGAGCCGTAATCGCCGGGGTTAGCCCACTTGCTGGTAGAAGGTGTGCGGGTATGCAGGTACTCGTACGCCATGATGGTGACGTCATAAGGAGCCGAACCGCCGCCAAGCACTGCTGCTGCCTTGCCCAAAGCCGGTCCGATTTCGTCCCACGTTCCAGCCTTGGTCTCAAAATCCAAACCAAGCTTCTTCATCTGGGAAGCAAACTCAATAGCGATGTCGCGACGCGTGGTATCGCTAGATGCGTAGTAGAGAGTGATGTGGAAGGGCTTGCCGTCCTTCTCACGCATGCCTGCGGCATTCTTCTTCCAGCCGGCTTCGTCGAGAAGCTTCTCTGCTTTGGCTACGTCGTAGCCGAAAGTCTTCGATGAGTCGTGTGCGTCGCCGTACAGTGGCGAGATCAGAGTCTCCAGAGTTGTGCCGTAGCCGCCCAGCGGCCCATCCACGAATGCCTGACGATCCACGGCAAAGTTAAGGGCCTGGCGGACCTTGACGTCTTGCAGTTCCGGGACCTTAGGGAAGGAAATTCCACGCCAGTCAGCCGTCTTGGTAGAAACAACCTCAATGCCGTCTTTGCCCTTCACCGAGTTGACCTGTGCCGGCGGAATGGCAGCGCCGTCGACCTCTCCGGCCGCGACACGTTGTGCACGCGCTGCATCATCGGAAGCAGTGGTCACTACGATTTCTTTCACCTGAGGTGCCCCACCCCAGTAATCCTCATTAGCTTTGAATACGACCTCATCGCCACGGTTTTCTACCAGCTTATAAGCGCCGGTACCTACTGGCTTGGTATTCAGTTCTGCCTTGGTGATAGGCCCATCTTCCTTCAGCTTCTCCGAAGGAGCGATCGCGTACAGCAACCGAGAATTCATCTCAGCAAGTGGGTGATTCAGCTTGAACACCACGGTGTGAGGATCCTTGACCTCTACCTCTTTGATGACTTCATAGCGAGCAACAATCTGCGATCCCGCATCAATATTGCGGGCCATGTCGTAGGAGGCTTTCACGTCTTGAGCATCAAAGTCCGAGCCATCGCTGAACTTCACTCCCTCACGCAGCTTCACTGTCCACTCAGTTGCATCAGCGTTGTGCTCAGGCATTGCGGAGGCCAACGCTGGAACAAAGTTCGGGATTCGATCTGGACCAGCTGATTCTGGACGCAACAGGCCGTCATACACCGGGCTTACGCCAGTTTGACCATATCCAGTGGCCGGATGGAAGCCATCGCCGGCTTCACGATCAGCTAGCACAATCCGAGACGGGTACCCTTCCTCACCGCTCGCTTCTTTGTGGCTGGGGTCGCCGCAAGCAACAAGAACGCTTCCGGCAAGGGCCATGGACAATAGTGCTGCTCCACTGCGCTTGGAACACAGCGCAAGGAACGAGGGGGAACGTCGCATAGAAAGATCTTTCCTAAGAATGAAGGGTTAGGTATTACTTAGAAAGAACTATCAAGAAGACAATTGAATTTCAATATCATGAACTCAGTCTTGATGAACCTGAGCCCCATTATATGCCCCTACCACCAACTTTAGTTTTAGTGAAAAGAGACACAATGTGTTTTTCACCCCAGTTAGCTCACTCATTTTAGGGTTACACGCCCCCTAAATGATTCCGTTTTGCAAGTATTTCTGAGGCGATAAAGTTGACACCTATTCAAGCCGGTGCCGTTTTCATAAATCTAACTTAATGGAAAACTTACATTTTCCACCGCCACACCTAACACAGCTGTGATGGTACTGAACCCCAAGCTCCTCTCTAACCCCAAATAGCGTTCAAAGCAAGGACGGCCATACCCGAGACAAAAGCGGCTGCCGGGAGCGTAATGACCCACGCCATCGCAATGGGCTTCATCAATCGCCAGTTGGCAGCTTTGTTCACAATGCCAATACCTAGAATCGCACCGATCAAGATATGCGTAGAAGACACAGGAAGCCCAAGAACAGAGGAGCCCATCACAACTGCAGCCGCAGCAAGCTCAGCCGAAAAGCCAGAGGCTGGATGCATCTCTGTAAGCCCTGATCCCACCGTATGAATCACATAACGGCCAATGAACCATAGCCCTGCGATCAAAGCGATGCCACATGTAATCATCAGCGCAGTAGGGACTGCCGCTCTGCCATTAATGCTGTCGGTCCGTAAAACATCCAACACTGCAGAGAACGGGCCAATAGCATTCGCAATGTCATTGGAGCCGTGAGAGAAAGCAAACGCCGATGCCGTAAAGACTTGCATCCAGGAGAAGATGACAAACGTTGCCCGCGAGAGTTCTTGCTGTTTAAGGGTCCGAGAAAAGATCAACACTGCCATCCACACGACGGCAGAGATCATCCCGAGAATCAGGATGTTCCCCAAGGTGCTGATGTGCAAATTAAGGTTTTTCAATCCCTTAAAGAGCATCATCGCACCAATCAGAGCCGCTCCACCTGCAGCAAGCAAGGGAACCCAGTTTTCCAGGGCTTGATGAGTGTTGAGGTTATCGCGGCGGTGGTTAATACGATAGAGATCGCGATAATACTCGGATTCCAGTTCGCTAGGATCAAAATCGCGCTCCTGGATCAACGCAGCGTCGCGCGTCATGGCATTGGTATACGCGAGCTGCTGAATCTCATTCAAGCGTTCAAACGACGCCTTGAAAGACTTGTGCAGCTCAATGCGGTCAGACTTAATTTGCCGCAATTGCTCGTCCGCGTCTTCGTTATAGACCAAAATGTGCTTTTTAATGAACCCGAACAATAGCCACGCAGCCAACCCTCCCAACACGGGAGAGAGAACCCATGACAACGCGATCTGACCAATTTCTCCCCATTGCACCATTTCCCAGCCGCCGAGGCCCTGCGTAAAGCCCAGCACGAGGGAGGCTCCAACAATGCCACCAATGATCGAGTGGGTAGTAGACACCGGCCATCCCATGCGGGTAGCCAGCAGCAACCACACAGCCGCCCCCAGAAGAGATGCCATCATAATAAAAGCAAAATGGTGCGGGCTTAGATCAATGGCGTCAAGGTCCACGATCCCAGATTTCACCGTATCGGTAACCTCGCCACCCGCAAGAACCGCACCAGAAACCTCAAAAATGGCTGCAATAACCAGAGCTTGCTTCATGGTGAGGGTTCCCGCCCCCACAGAGGTGCCAAAGGAATTAGCTACGTCATTACCGCCAATGTTGAAGGCCATGAAAACACCAAACAATATCGTGGTGATCAAAATGCCTTTATTTGCAGTATCGCCCACGTAGCCGAATGACCACAGGGTGAAAACAATCAGCGTAATCGCCAAGAGTCCACCAAAAGTAAGGTGCCACCATCGATCTGAACCGGCACCCTCAGTGGATGGTGTGGTCAGCATAGTGCTGTCCGCCATTGTCGCTCTACTTTCTCGAGTCAGTCATTCCTCCGAGTAGCCAACATGATCAAGGTAAACAGAAAGTTAACCCCAACAGCGTTTACTGCGATAACCATCCCCCACGGCACACCTTCCCCTCCCCTTCTAGACAATCCGGTGTTAAAATTCAGTACCAACCTGTCTACATGTGTTCCATCCAAAGTAATGGCAGGTCGTTACGTCATAAGGCACAGCACGAGCAGAAAGGTAACCAGCAATGTCCTCCACATTCCGCATCGCCGTCGTCGGTGCTAACGCAACTGGTCTCTATGCCTCCGATCTGCTCCTGCAATGTCCACACGTAATCCACGTCGACCTTATTAACGACTCCCCCGTTCCCGCCGGGATCAGTCCCTTCATCCAAGCGCCACGGTCCCCTCACAGCTCAGGTTCTGGATCTTCTATCCGTGTTATCGGGAATATCCATCCTGATGTTCTAGCGGAGACCCGCTTGGAGGACTATTACGATTCGGTCATTATCGCCGATTTCGCCGATGCAGCTGATGTCCGCAATGCAGTCTTAGCAGCAATATCTTCACCCAGCGACTACTCTTACGTGAGAAAATCACTCGGCCGAAAAGATTTAGTTGAGGCTCTCCGGGAACGCGGAATCGTGTACACCCTGTGGGCTGATGCCTCCTCACTGTCCACGGGTCGCGACTTGGACGCTTGGCAGCGCGCAATCCATACGGCTCAAGGAGCACCCATCTGCTTCTGATTAACTAATGCAAGCCACCGCTTGCTAGTTATCGGCCTGCGCCAGCGATTACTTTAAGGTAGAGAGCAGTACTCATCCCGTTTTAGCTGTTTCCCTCTCAAGGATCGTGATTTACCGCATGCCGCTTGCAGCAGCCAGTGCAGTCACGCCCACCACTATCGTGCTGGGCGTTTTCGGCATCGTCTTATCGCTACCCGCGTGGTTCTTCTTCCTCCGCGCGGCATGGCGTCTCTATTCCTTCATTACTTCTGGGCAACCGTCCCCAGGCCGCATGAATAACCCCGTGCGCAGAGCTTGGCAAACATGCAAGGAAGTCTTCTTCCACACCGAACTCATGCGCAAACCAGTCGTAGCTATTGCACATTGGTTTGTCATGTTGGGGTTCCTCTTTGGCTCTATCGTCTGGTTCGAGGCATACATCCAAACCTTTAACCCAGCAGGCGGCTGGCCTTTCCTCTCACATTGGCGTGCTTACCATCTTGTAGAGGAAATCTTGGCCCTGGGCACTGTCTTTGGAATTCTTTTCCTCATCGTGATCCGTCTCAACGCAGGCATACGCAGCCGTTTTTCCCGTTTTTATGGCTCCAACGCCAAGGCGGCCTACTTTGTGGAGGCTGTTGTCTTTATCGAGGGCCTCGGCATGGTTCTGGTGAAAGCCGCCAAGATCGCCACGTTTGGAGACGGCTCCGCCTGGGCGGATTTTTCCACGATTTACCTAGCCAAGCTCCTCCCCAGCAGTCCAGTTCTGGTCAGCGCCTTTGCCCTGGTAAAGCTACTCAGCGGCATGGTGTGGCTTATCGTCGTTGCTCACAACCTGACATGGGGTGTGGCATGGCACAGATTCCTGGCATTCTTCAACATCTTCTTCCAACGTCATTCTGACGGTAGCCCGGCGTTAGGCAAACTGCAGCCGATGTATTCGGGAGCGAAACAGCTCACGATGGACAACGTGGAAGAAGAGGATAGCCTCGGCGTAGGCAGCCTTGTAGACGCACCCTGGAAGATGCTTCTCGACGCCACCACGTGCACCGAATGCGGCCGATGCCAAGAGCAGTGCCCCGCCTGGCACACCGAAAAGCCTCTCAGCCCGAAGCTCTTTGTCACTGATATTCGTGACGCAGCAGTCACCCATTCCTCCTATTTACAAGACCCCACCGCCTTTGCCACGGATGATTCACACGCTCACGTCGACGTGCTCAAGTTAGTGGGAGAATCACATGTGATTTCCCCCGATGTTTTGTGGTCCTGCACTAACTGCGGTGCATGCGTCGAGCAATGTCCCGTAGACATAGAACACATCGATCACGTAGCTAATCTTCGGCGCTTCCAGGTCCTCGCAGAGTCTGACTTCCCCTCTGAGCTGACGGGGATGTTTAAAAACCTTGAGACTAAAGGCAACCCGTGGGGAAGAAACTCCATCGAGCGGAAGACGTGGATTGACGAGGCCCGCCGCGACGGCATCGAGGTGCCCGTATTAGGCGAGGATGTTACAGACTTCTCCGACACTGAGTACCTCTTCTGGGTAGGCTGCGCAGGCGTCTTTGACGAGGACGGCAAGAAAACAACGCGCGCCGTCGTTGAGCTACTGCACGTCGCTGGGGTTAAATTCGCGGTGCTGTCCAAAGGTGAAACCTGTACCGGCGATCCCGCGCGCCGCGCCGGTAAC from Corynebacterium ulcerans carries:
- a CDS encoding class C sortase, which gives rise to MPSMKENLSRTSSRSVMISLVLVIAGVITLLYPVAAAYIYNASHAREAQKYIESQKGMSDADRERWIAQAQSYNERLAHIPILDPWLSRVSKDSGLYREYLAQLNAPGTDDAVMSVVSIPSINTTLPVFHGTDDDVLDKGLGHIYGSSLPVGGDDTHAVITGHSGLAEATMFDNLEKMQVGDMIYVDTVGKVLTYKVTNTEVVLPDEIESLRVQNGKDLLTLITCTPYAINTHRLLVHAERVETGEENLPQSSGGWESWMLWRILASIAILAVVLAIYLRRRSKNNEIRESLS
- a CDS encoding AI-2E family transporter: MDTHKNPSSPTANTAQDRDISDLLNSAVEESEPLTIPASETPRKDRAIILGADARWASGWALRFIIVVIASVMAWRGLATVWQGVLPVILALLLCTVLWPPVRWLRARKVPPAAAVIIVAIGFFGAIGGIFAAMAPSVSSQSKDLVDRATEGINRVLQWAEQGPLNLDTSKVDGYIQSLTQTLQEHSRNIANGVFSGLTTASSILITIILMLILSFFFLKDGTRFLPMVRRLTGPNVGWHLTEVLTRIWNALAGFIRAQAIVSLVDAVLIGIGLLILKVPLALVLAVLTFFGGFIPIVGAFTAGALAVVIALVSNGVSNAIFALILIIAVQQIEGHILQPVLQSRAMNLHAAVVLLSVTIGSALFSVVGAFLAVPVAATLAVLIRYHSELVALRAGEITLDEIELATAEEASPPINGEQAWGNLKEQLTKLSLRKTSNVTIKKEEAPSNPTDD
- a CDS encoding ABC transporter ATP-binding protein; amino-acid sequence: MDNTQNLRASAVTVEFTKNSPVLENVSIEIVPGQMIGLVGLSGSGKTTLARLLAGKMSPTLGKVLMDSQEVSTRRGHRNPDIVTINQSPRDACSPRWKIKDIIAEPLRIAGKLDEDAIAVRVNECADEALVDATLLDRLPHQVSDGQLQRACIARALAQAPRFLICDEPTSMLDPLATAAVVSLLRRQADSGVGVLLISHDHRLLAACADTVLEMDQLKQS
- a CDS encoding ATP-binding cassette domain-containing protein — translated: MSKQAKSPVAMHVQKWAKYHRISISVFIGVVLYGLLIPVFFDAGNPSFSKALKPPSSTNFFGTDHFGFDLFVRTAESLRVSLVIGSLSALVATALGVIVGLIAAAVGGRTDRIIMRLNDAVNSIPHLILSVVIVALFRGSLIAIVLSIALTHWSPVARIVRSSVLAVRTSDYVDASYAAGGPFKWVLIKHLAPAAAGQAVVAMIMLMPHAVWHESALSFLGLGIQADEPSLGTLMDLAREDIMRGAWWALVFPAAVLLATTLSAVSLARKVPEVVTDLDVTEAEEQIETDVVAPSTGMEVHNVSVVVHGKDASQQRILKDASLHVEPGSIHGLIGASGSGKTTLGKSIVGIAPQYSKLIGRVSVAGKPLAWGEKDFSKIRGTVVGFVPQSAAQSFTPVRRLGTQLQEIIDRHQGKNTVPELLRTVHLPEETAEFFPHQLSGGMAQRAAIAAALAGNPTYLIADEPTSALDPQLTSDILALFKEIADSQGVGILVISHDIEDLRESEICDTVSVMRNGEIMETGPARKVLNTPDHAYTRALLAALPSGGLKVTEGLERG
- a CDS encoding ABC transporter permease; this encodes MVGLRLLVIACTTVVVTFIMFALAALSPFDPLAHYLGAEYGDYTDDERARIAASLGVDRPWWQQWLQWWADVLRGDLGWSRVYNKSVADVIWERLPWTIVLSSVGLLLMLVIAAILGVWAARRPGGSVDRSVNAIGVFVAATPSYIYALGAVLFFGVFLHVIPVGGASRVGDVPSLLTVGPYLIAPAIVLAVSQLSWPLLTMQQSTLEASQSPAVANARLRGLSEKTILVRHVLPLSLMPLITLIGARLGELVVGAVIVETVFSWPGLAQATVESAIAVDFPLLAFTTAATTVVVMLGSLASDVSYMIIDPRVSDV
- a CDS encoding ABC transporter substrate-binding protein gives rise to the protein MRRSPSFLALCSKRSGAALLSMALAGSVLVACGDPSHKEASGEEGYPSRIVLADREAGDGFHPATGYGQTGVSPVYDGLLRPESAGPDRIPNFVPALASAMPEHNADATEWTVKLREGVKFSDGSDFDAQDVKASYDMARNIDAGSQIVARYEVIKEVEVKDPHTVVFKLNHPLAEMNSRLLYAIAPSEKLKEDGPITKAELNTKPVGTGAYKLVENRGDEVVFKANEDYWGGAPQVKEIVVTTASDDAARAQRVAAGEVDGAAIPPAQVNSVKGKDGIEVVSTKTADWRGISFPKVPELQDVKVRQALNFAVDRQAFVDGPLGGYGTTLETLISPLYGDAHDSSKTFGYDVAKAEKLLDEAGWKKNAAGMREKDGKPFHITLYYASSDTTRRDIAIEFASQMKKLGLDFETKAGTWDEIGPALGKAAAVLGGGSAPYDVTIMAYEYLHTRTPSTSKWANPGDYGSEELNKLLDEARSEVDTTKRNKLWQKAQAMYMDDPSALCLLNLEHVYASKRNEWKKPENLLEPHIHGVTWGPWWRVAEWTK
- a CDS encoding inorganic phosphate transporter, which encodes MADSTMLTTPSTEGAGSDRWWHLTFGGLLAITLIVFTLWSFGYVGDTANKGILITTILFGVFMAFNIGGNDVANSFGTSVGAGTLTMKQALVIAAIFEVSGAVLAGGEVTDTVKSGIVDLDAIDLSPHHFAFIMMASLLGAAVWLLLATRMGWPVSTTHSIIGGIVGASLVLGFTQGLGGWEMVQWGEIGQIALSWVLSPVLGGLAAWLLFGFIKKHILVYNEDADEQLRQIKSDRIELHKSFKASFERLNEIQQLAYTNAMTRDAALIQERDFDPSELESEYYRDLYRINHRRDNLNTHQALENWVPLLAAGGAALIGAMMLFKGLKNLNLHISTLGNILILGMISAVVWMAVLIFSRTLKQQELSRATFVIFSWMQVFTASAFAFSHGSNDIANAIGPFSAVLDVLRTDSINGRAAVPTALMITCGIALIAGLWFIGRYVIHTVGSGLTEMHPASGFSAELAAAAVVMGSSVLGLPVSSTHILIGAILGIGIVNKAANWRLMKPIAMAWVITLPAAAFVSGMAVLALNAIWG